In Leptospiraceae bacterium, one DNA window encodes the following:
- a CDS encoding M23 family metallopeptidase, whose protein sequence is MHLSYSERFLLFQRQFRKNFIKFIQKGHIKISLLFVPHSEKNIIKIEISYFTVFFIFFLAIALSVVSIFLTIKFNFLDKAELHQEEVNQNKNQFLLYYMMAEELESTLSKLSTNSHDLNQLAWEQYQKDSVLENDWIEAERKISSEIEESDSNMNLYRESVKKISIIENKLRKLVPVFQNAMEYLDTRESIFQSMPRGRPLQPGVGRVTSSFGDRFDPFGFGEGEYHNGIDLASGEKTPIYATAPGIVESEESEGGLGKSVRINHENGFYTLYGHCSAILVTKGMQVQRGDKIALVGATGKATGNHLHYEVHIGMDPPLDPVEFINMD, encoded by the coding sequence ATACACTTGAGTTATTCTGAGCGTTTTTTGCTTTTTCAGAGGCAATTTCGTAAAAATTTCATCAAATTTATACAAAAAGGTCATATTAAAATATCTTTATTGTTCGTCCCTCATAGCGAAAAGAACATCATCAAAATCGAAATTTCTTATTTTACGGTATTTTTCATATTCTTTTTGGCTATAGCATTATCTGTTGTAAGCATATTTTTAACCATTAAGTTTAACTTTTTGGATAAGGCAGAGTTGCACCAAGAGGAAGTCAATCAGAATAAAAACCAGTTCTTGCTTTATTACATGATGGCAGAAGAGTTAGAATCTACTTTGAGTAAGCTGTCCACAAATTCTCACGACCTAAATCAGTTGGCTTGGGAGCAATACCAAAAAGATTCTGTGTTAGAAAATGACTGGATCGAAGCTGAAAGGAAGATTTCATCCGAAATAGAAGAGTCTGATTCCAATATGAATCTTTACAGAGAATCTGTAAAAAAAATTTCCATAATAGAGAATAAGTTGAGAAAATTAGTTCCCGTATTCCAGAACGCTATGGAGTATTTGGATACAAGAGAAAGTATTTTTCAGTCCATGCCGAGAGGAAGACCTCTTCAACCGGGAGTAGGTAGAGTTACTTCTTCTTTTGGAGACAGATTTGATCCATTTGGTTTTGGTGAGGGGGAATACCACAATGGAATCGACCTAGCGTCCGGAGAAAAAACTCCGATTTACGCAACAGCCCCCGGAATCGTAGAGTCTGAAGAATCAGAGGGAGGACTCGGTAAGAGTGTTAGGATTAATCACGAAAACGGGTTTTACACTCTATACGGGCATTGCTCGGCTATTCTTGTTACTAAAGGAATGCAGGTGCAGAGGGGAGATAAAATAGCTCTCGTGGGTGCAACAGGGAAGGCTACCGGAAATCACTTACACTATGAAGTTCATATCGGTATGGATCCACCTTTGGATCCTGTAGAATTTATTAATATGGATTAA
- a CDS encoding prolipoprotein diacylglyceryl transferase produces MIDRIPIPNPFGWEGPSSFSILMMLAFLAASYLLPRELKRRGLVPEASDWIIFLAIFGTLIGTKVFFIFEIWDQIFVELPGFDGKYLYPLTHWNGFPGQPGLWNSLFSGGGLVFYGGFLTAILFILLYFRKNNMDYGNYFDAMIPSMAIGYAIGRLGCFVSGDGCYGFQTDSRIPLLVFEFHGAHPSGVPVWNTPIIEAFVSFLYFVYFQYYAKFQNFKKWGLFSQYLIFHGIARLLIEFMRVNKAVIPFIKPPELVNIPDASGNPAFLKGYYWHGFSQSQYISIALILVGAFAIIKFKLYEKEKSA; encoded by the coding sequence ATGATAGATAGAATTCCAATTCCAAACCCTTTCGGCTGGGAGGGTCCATCCTCTTTTAGTATTTTAATGATGCTCGCTTTTTTAGCAGCTTCCTATTTACTTCCGAGGGAGCTAAAAAGAAGGGGGCTTGTTCCTGAAGCATCCGACTGGATTATTTTCCTTGCTATTTTTGGAACTCTTATAGGTACAAAAGTATTTTTTATTTTTGAAATCTGGGATCAAATATTTGTAGAGCTACCCGGATTTGACGGTAAGTATCTATATCCTCTTACTCATTGGAATGGTTTTCCAGGACAACCGGGACTTTGGAATTCTCTTTTTTCCGGAGGAGGACTTGTATTCTACGGTGGATTTTTAACCGCAATCCTGTTCATTCTATTGTACTTTCGAAAAAATAATATGGACTATGGGAATTATTTTGATGCAATGATTCCATCTATGGCGATTGGGTATGCGATAGGGAGATTGGGTTGTTTTGTTTCTGGTGATGGTTGTTATGGTTTTCAAACAGACTCTCGGATTCCATTACTTGTTTTTGAATTCCACGGCGCTCATCCATCCGGAGTTCCTGTTTGGAATACTCCAATCATCGAAGCCTTTGTTTCTTTTCTGTATTTTGTGTATTTTCAGTATTACGCAAAATTTCAGAATTTCAAAAAATGGGGGTTGTTTTCTCAATACTTGATTTTCCATGGAATTGCAAGACTTTTAATAGAATTCATGCGTGTGAATAAGGCAGTCATTCCTTTTATAAAACCACCCGAGTTAGTCAATATTCCTGATGCTTCAGGAAACCCGGCATTTTTAAAAGGATACTACTGGCATGGATTTTCTCAAAGTCAATATATTTCTATTGCACTGATTTTGGTGGGAGCTTTTGCAATCATAAAATTTAAATTATATGAAAAAGAAAAATCGGCTTGA
- a CDS encoding acyl-CoA thioesterase has protein sequence MKFDRVYIYPLVVAFEDIDAGGGVHHPNYLKYLERGRSQGLIDSDYSFGKFMSEGFVFVVAEIISKYLKPAFLEEKLYVVTHFTACKKSSIKIYQSITKSYPKINLSDKEINIFQIPDTIFQAQMRLVCVHLAEKKVIEVPSTLKEALLIPEPDFFEKNPDKKDVRLSWR, from the coding sequence ATGAAATTTGATAGAGTTTACATCTACCCTTTGGTAGTTGCGTTTGAAGATATTGATGCGGGTGGAGGTGTTCATCACCCGAATTATTTAAAATATTTAGAAAGAGGTCGTTCTCAAGGGTTAATAGACTCAGATTATAGTTTCGGAAAATTTATGAGTGAAGGCTTCGTATTTGTAGTTGCTGAAATAATTTCTAAATATTTAAAACCCGCATTTTTAGAAGAAAAATTGTACGTAGTCACCCATTTTACAGCCTGCAAGAAAAGCAGTATAAAAATTTATCAATCCATAACCAAGTCCTATCCAAAAATAAATTTATCGGATAAGGAAATAAATATTTTTCAAATTCCAGACACAATATTTCAGGCTCAGATGAGACTTGTTTGTGTGCACCTTGCAGAAAAAAAAGTTATAGAAGTTCCATCTACGCTCAAAGAAGCACTCCTTATTCCAGAACCAGATTTTTTTGAAAAAAACCCGGATAAAAAAGATGTAAGGCTAAGCTGGAGATAA